The DNA window TTCAATCGTATTGTACTTCTTTGCAGCcattatttgctttgtcttCCCACAACACATGAACTCTTTCCTCGAGGACCAGTTTACTGATAAGATTATACACTCGTATCGCGATGATCCTGATCTGCAGAACTTTATTGACTTTGCACAGCAGGAATTCAAGTGCTGTGGCCTGAGTAATGCTGGCTATCAGGATTGGAGCAAGAATGAGTACTTCAACTGCTCATCGCCGTCTGTAGAGGGATGCGGTGTGCCctacagctgctgcatcaATGCCACCGACATCAGTTCCAGGCTGGTGAACATTATGTGTGGCTATGGCGTGCAGGTGCATTCAGTGgcagctgccagcaaattgaTTTGGACCAGCGGATGCATTGAGAATGTGCGCGTTTGGGCCGAGCGTAATCTTTATGGCATCGCTGGCTTTGCTCTGGGCATAGCCCTTGTTCAACTGTTGGTTATTTACTTGGCCAAAACACTCGAGGGACAAATTGACTTACAAAAGTCACGCTGGGCAACCTGAGTTGCATTTATAACGACAAAATGTTTCGCATActcaaatatttagcttaag is part of the Drosophila busckii strain San Diego stock center, stock number 13000-0081.31 chromosome X, ASM1175060v1, whole genome shotgun sequence genome and encodes:
- the LOC108606338 gene encoding tetraspanin-33, with amino-acid sequence MSNYRYGGGGGGGGYYGIEVRDMHMHQRMSYPHRFTFVSSCVKYMIFLLNFIFWLFGGLLLGIGVYAFMDKWEEANGWVRLETIYDVVLNISLVMIIAGIVIFVVSFAGCLGALRENTYLLKFYSMCLLIFFLMEMAIAIICFVFPQHMNSFLEDQFTDKIIHSYRDDPDLQNFIDFAQQEFKCCGLSNAGYQDWSKNEYFNCSSPSVEGCGVPYSCCINATDISSRLVNIMCGYGVQVHSVAAASKLIWTSGCIENVRVWAERNLYGIAGFALGIALVQLLVIYLAKTLEGQIDLQKSRWAT